A stretch of Mercenaria mercenaria strain notata unplaced genomic scaffold, MADL_Memer_1 contig_724, whole genome shotgun sequence DNA encodes these proteins:
- the LOC128554762 gene encoding uncharacterized protein LOC128554762, which yields MVMCAGSKRDVYIYHHNVVVTNLSLRKNFRLRTIKRLDDATDEDIPIIVTRCAKDHLRAQEEQRGALQGLTPNQKKRTIYTLFCDDMVTDTVFTPLEGQTVLGTFILLRKPKLVSRDMIRFVKSYFSRNELVRDCINKFYDNERNVNSS from the exons ATGGTTATGTGCGCTGGATCTAAG AGAGATGTTTACATTTATCATCATAATGTAGTGGTTACAAATCTTTCATTGCGAAAGAACTTCCGTCTTCGTACCATAAAAAGGCTGGATGACGCAACTGATGAAGATATACCTATAATTGTTACCCGTTGTGCTAAGGATCATTTACGAGCACAAGAAGAGCAAAGAGGAGCTTTACAAGGGCTTACGC CGAATCAGAAGAAAAGAACgatttatacattattttgcgATGACATGGTAACTGACACAGTATTCACGCCATTAGAAGGCCAAACAGTTCTGGGAACATTCATTCTCCTACGCAAACCAAAACTTGTCTCTAGGGATATGATACGTTTTGTTAAATCCTACTTCTCAAGAAATGAGTTAGTCAGAGATTGTATAAACAAATTTTATGACAACGAGAGGAATGTTAACTCTTCATAA